The following DNA comes from Enterocloster bolteae.
AAGCCATGCTGTATATAAGCTGCACCAGTGTCTGTGTCTTAAATAAAGGTCCGCCCTTCGTCATGATGTATACCTGGTCGAATACCTGGAAGGAGCCTATGATGCAGTTCACAACCGTAAAACTTAACGTCGGCATCAGCATGGGGATGGTGATTCCCCTGAATTTCTGGAATCCGGTGGCGCCGTCAATATTGGCGGCCTCATAATAGGACTCATCAATTCCATTTAATCCTGCCAGAAGGATGACCATATTAAAACCAAAATTTTTCCATACGCTGACAAGAATGACCGTAGGCATGGCCCATGTGGGACTGCTCAAAACATTGATTGGGTTGAAACCAAGGAGTTTTGCCCAGTAGCAGAACATTCCGATGTCCGGATTAACCAGAAAACTCCATAGGATGGAAACAATGGTCATGGAACAGATGGCGGGAATAAAATAAACAGACTTAAAAAATCCGTTCAGCCATCCCTTTCTTTTTACCGCAACCGCCGTCACAAGAGCCAGCCCGATTTGCACGGGAACCGTGAAGGCGGTGTAATAAACCGTATTAAAAAGGGCATTCCAAAACTTTTTATCACCCGCCAGCTTTGCGTAATTACCCAGCTTTTGAAACTGGAAATTCTGGAACATCATGTCGAATTTGAAAAAGCTGAATATAAAAGCGATAATCAGCGGAATAAA
Coding sequences within:
- a CDS encoding carbohydrate ABC transporter permease — encoded protein: MMKTSLERKRERAGLYFVLPSMTIFTVFVFIPLIIAFIFSFFKFDMMFQNFQFQKLGNYAKLAGDKKFWNALFNTVYYTAFTVPVQIGLALVTAVAVKRKGWLNGFFKSVYFIPAICSMTIVSILWSFLVNPDIGMFCYWAKLLGFNPINVLSSPTWAMPTVILVSVWKNFGFNMVILLAGLNGIDESYYEAANIDGATGFQKFRGITIPMLMPTLSFTVVNCIIGSFQVFDQVYIMTKGGPLFKTQTLVQLIYSMAFDSFNMGYASTIAVALFIITFIISVFTFKHMTKGEEDLG